The following DNA comes from Candidatus Stoquefichus sp. SB1.
TTTGCTTTTATGATGGGATATGTGTTTGGATTCATTGTTTCAATGGAAAAACTTGTTGTTGGAGGACCATCGCTGTTTATTGTTTATTATCTTGCTGGATTATTTTTTGATACTTTGCATGCTGTTGGGAATTTCTTCTTTTATCTTATATGTGCACCACTACTTATGCGCATATTTGCTAAAGAGCGAAGAATGCTTTCAAAAATGAGTCAATAGAAAAGTATTGTATTTTTAATGATGTTGTGGTATCATAGCAATGCTAGTGTATAAAAGTTTAAAGAAAAGGAGGTACTACAATGATTTTGAATATATTATTAATGATTGTTTCAGTTGCTCTCATTATTGTATGCCTTATGCAAAGCGGGAAATCAGATGGTATCGTTAATGCCTTAACTGGTCAAAGTTCTAATCTTTTTGCTCATCAAAAAGAAAGAGGAGCAGATTTGGTACTTTCTCGATTAACTGTTGGACTTGCAGTTGCATTCTTTGTTATTGCAATTCTTATTAGAATGGGTTAAACAAATAGGGCACAATGTGTCCTATTTTTATTTCAAATGGGTAAAATATTGAAGGAGGTGAAGTTATGAAAGAAAAAATACTTGAATTATTAAAAGATCAGACTTATACAAGAAGAAAGATTGATGAACTTGCTGAATATTTTCATATGACTTCAACAGAGAACTATGTTCAATTTATTAAATTATTGAATAGTATGGAAGATGAAGGGTTGATTATCAGAAGTCAGTATCATGATTATTATTTAATTAATCAATTACAATTTTATAAAGGTGTTATTAATTTAAATAAAAAAGGTTTTGCTTTTGTAAAAGTTGATGAAGAAAGAGAATTTTATATTAATGAATCAAATATGAAAGATGCTTACAATAAAGATGTAGTGCTGATTGAAAAGATTCGTTCACATGGGAGTAAAGAAGAGGCGCGTGTTGTTCGTGTTTTAGAACGTGGACAAATGCGTTATGTAGGTGAAGTAAAAAGAGGCAAGAGAGATTTTTATGTTGCTGTTGATGATAGTAAATTTAACAAACAAATTTTTGTTGATAGTGCTCATATGCATGGAGCAGTAGTTGGACATAAGGTTGTTGTTGAAATTAAAACTTTTAAACCACAGATTAAAGGTAATATTATCAAAATCATTGGACATAGAAATGATCCAGGTGTAGATATTTTATCAATTGTTCATGCTCATGATGTAGATATAGAGTTTCCTGAAGATGTTTATAAACAAATTGATGATATTTCAGATGAGATTGATCCAAGTGATATTAAAAATAGGGTTGATTTAAGAAATGAATTAATTGTAACAATTGATGGTGATGATGCTAAGGATCTTGATGATGCGATTTCATTAAAGAAATTAGCAAATGGAAACTATCAATTAGGTGTTCATATTGCTGATGTTTCTTATTATGTTACAGAAGGATCACCTTTAGATAAAGAAGCAGTTAAAAGAGGAACATCAATTTATTTAGTAGATAGAGTTATTCCAATGTTACCACATAAGTTATCAAATGGTATTTGTTCATTAAATCCTCATACAGACCGTTATACAATCAGTTGTATTATGGAAGTGGATAAAAATGGTGAAGTTATTAATCATGATATTATTCCATCAGTTATTCATTCAAGTTATCGTATGACTTATCATAATGTCAATGCTATATTAGATGGTGATATGCCATTACAAAGACAGTATGAAGAAGTTGTTCCATTGTTTTTCTTAATGCAGGAATTAGCAGATTTATTTATGCAGAAAAAAGCAGAAAGAGGAGCTATTAATTTTGATGTGAATGAAGCGAAGGTTTTGGTTGATGATAAAGGAAAACCAACTGATGTAGTTTTAAGAACAAGAGGAGCTTCAGATAAAATTATTGAAGAATTCATGTTAAAAGCCAATGAAACAGTAGCCCAACATTTTAAATGGATGGATTTACCTTTTATTTATCGTGTTCATGAACAGCCAAAACTCAAGAAACTGCAACAGTTTGCTACTATTGTAAAACCATTAGGATATACAATTAAAGGTTCATTAGAACATATTTATCCAAATGAATTAAATCATATTATAGAAGCATCAATTGGAACAGAAGAACATACTGTTATTTCAACATTATTATTAAGATGTATGCAAAAGGCACGTTATGATCGACAATGTTTAGGACATTTTGGATTAGCTGATGAATATTATACACATTTTACATCGCCAATTCGTCGTTATCCTGATTTACTTGTTCATAGATGTATTAGAACTTTCTTGTTTGAACATCAATTAGATGAAACAGCACATTTTGAGGAAGTTATTCCTTATTTGGCAGAACAATCATCTTTTAGAGAAAGAGAATCAATTGATATTGAACGTGAAGTTGATGATATGAAGATGGCTGAATATATGGAAGGTCATATTGGTGAAGAATTTGAAGGTGTTATATCATCAATTACTCAATTTGGATTTTTTGTTGAATTACCAAATACAATTGATGGACTTGTTCATATGACAGAATTAACTGATGATTTCTATCATTATGATGATAAGAATATCATGTTAGTTGGAGAAAGAACTGGAAAAACTTTTAAATTATCTGATAAAGTGAAAGTAAAGGTTATAGGAGCAAGTAAAAAAGAGAGAACTGTTGATTTTGAAATTGTGGGAATGAAACCAAGATTAAAAAAATCAAAAATTGTTCACTTAAACGACAAAAAAGTAAAGACAAATCGTAAGAAAAAAGGTAAAATAAATAAGCCAAGAAGTTTTGCAAGAAAAAAGAAAAGATAGAAAGGAGGGATATGCATGAAAATAGTTGCACAGAATAAGAAAGCATACCATGATTTCTTTATACTTGATACATTTGAAGCAGGTATAGAGTTACAAGGGACTGAAATTAAATCTGTTCGTAAAGGGAGCGTCAATTTAAAAGATTCATTTATTCGTATTAAAAATGATGAAGCCTATATAGAAAACATGCATATTGCTCCTTATGAACAGGGCAATCGATTTAATCATGAACCACTTCGAACAAGAAAACTTTTATTGCATAAAAAAGAAATTAAAAAATTGCAAAAAGAAGTGAAAGAAAGTGGATTAACGATTGTTCCTACAAAACTTTATTTTAATACAGCAAAACTAAAAGTAGAAATTGCTTTGGCAAGAGGTAAGAAGTTATACGATAAACGTCAAGATCTGAAAGAAAAAGATTCAAAACGTGATATTGAAAGAGCATTGAAAAATGCTTACTAATGGGGGCGTCTTGGATTCGACAGGGGTCAGTTTGAATGAAATTGCAGCCGTGGACACACGTTACATGTAAAAACAAATATCTGGAAACAGACAAACTAATTACGCTTTCGCATAGTCGACATAGACATGAAAGCTGCCACTATTTAGCGTGCCTATAGCTAGATAACTGGTAACATAACTCATAGGATAAGGAGATAAGGAGTCTGGACTTATGTCACGAAAATCAACAGAATCGCTAAGCGAAAGATTGCTTGTGGATCGTAACTTAGTTAAACTCATTCTACAAGATAAGCTGTAGACGTTTCATATGGGACGGCTTTTGGACGCGGGTTCGATTCCCGCCGCCTCCACCAGAAAGATGAAGTGATTTGGATGTCATCGAAAAAACAACGATGAAATCAACACTTTTTATATAAATTGAATATTAGCAAAAAGCTCTATTTTGATGGATGTCACCACTAAAAATAGGGCTTTTTTGTAAAAGAGATGAGGTGAAATGGATGTCATTAAATAAAAATTAATAGAATAAATATATTTATTAAGTTTACTCATTCTCATATATGAGAATTGATTTGACATATATTACGGTTAGTGATGTAATTTTATTACAGTAAACGTAATATATGGAGGTGGGATTTTGAGAGATAATGTAAAAGGTGGTGCGTTGACGGAAGTTACTTTTTTTATTTTATTATCTTTATATGTTCCAAAACACGGGTATGCAATAATGCAATTTGTTGAAAAAGAAACAAATGGCCGTCTACGATTGGGAGCCGGTTCGTTATATGGAGCAATTAATTCTTTACTTGATAAGAAGTGGATTGAATCTTTAAGTGATGATAATGCACGAAAAAAAGAATATGTTATTACACCTTTGGGTAAAGAAATAACAAAACAGGAAATAAAAAGAATTAATGAAATAGTTAAAATTGCAACTAGAATTGTGGAGGAAAGTTAATTATGAAAAAATGTATACGATATTTTTGTGGATCTGTAAAAGCACAAGAAAAGTGGTTGAATTCAATGTCAGAGAAAGGCTATCGTCTAAAATACACAGGAAAACTTATTTATAAGTTTGAAGAATGTGAGAGTAATAAATATATATATTGTGTAGATTTTGTTGCACATAAGTCAAATAAAGAATTAAAAAACTATAAACAGTTTTTAGAAAATATTGGATATAGGGTCATGAATAAAAATGCCAATTTAAACTTGTCAGCAGGGAAAATACGTTTACGTTTTTATGGAGATAGATATGGAAAAATTGCAACATCACCTGGTAATTACAATAAAGAACTTTTGATAGTAGAAAAGGAAAATGACAACAAGCCCTTTGAACTCCATACAACAATAGAAGATAAAATATCTTACTATAAAATACAGCGAAATGCCTATTTAACAATATTGTTGCTTATATCTTTTATTTTTCTGGCAAATTATATAATGAGTAGCTTAACGGTTAATAATATAGGTATCTTACTTATAATCATATTATCCAGTATTCCAACTATTTTGATACAAAGGGAAATAAATATTTTAAGAAAACAATCAAATTTAAATGAGTAGAAAGATGAGGTGATTTAAATGTCCACTTTTTATATAAATTGAATATTGGTAAAATGATTTATTTTGATGGATGTCTCCATATAACATGATAAATGGGACATGCAGTTTGATGTCATTAAAATGTATGAGTTACTGGACTCTACATATATAATTAGTATAAAGTTAATGAAGATGATATTATGAAATTCAAGATAAATAAAAATTGCAATAGAGCGGTTATTGAGAATTAGATAAATAGCTATTAGCAAATTAATAGAAAACTTGAAATAAGTTTGGATGAAGCTGAGAAAGTTAAGTTTTTATTTAATAAATATGTTGAATATGAAGAACATCCACTTTTAGAATTAATTAAAATTGAAATAGCATCTGCATTAGAAAAGAAGGTATAGTTGCCATATAAAGAAGAAAAACAAAAAATTATATATATTAAAAGAATTAAGAAATCTATAAATAATGGTTTCTTAAAAAAATCATATTTTTTAATTTATTTAGTATTTGACTTTCATTTATGTATAAACTATAAGGTAAGTGAGAAAAGGAATAGCTGATAAGCTGTTATGCCTTGGATTTGCTAAGTAGAATAACTACCTCACAGTTTACCAGCGCATGAGGTAGTTATTTTTTTGCTTTAAATTCCTTACCTATAATGACAAGAAGCAATTTGACAATTATTCCTACGACAGTCATAACAAATGCCAAACAAGTTAGCATCACCATAACCGTTTCATATGGATAAAATAGTTTCTTTGTGGATTTGCACCAAATTCAGAAACAGCAAAAGTTATGTCTGAGAATTTAGGTAATAAAACTGTGCTTAGTGGATTAGTCAGTAAGGGGAAGAATGACCTATCACAGTCACTTCAAATGATGCAAAGACCTTTGATGACAACTGATGAACTTAAATCAATGCCAAAAGGAAATTTTATCTTAATGAAAACAAGAAAAAATCCAATGAAAACAACTTTAAAATTGTTTATTCATTGGAAAATAAAATTTGACAAAGAGTCATATGAAGTTAATGCAAGAAGTCAGAGAGATGTTGAGTATGCAGATATATCACAAATAGAAAGAAGTATAAAATCCCAAACTGACTATCAGAATATAGAAATAAATTTAAAAGATAGTATTAAAAAAGCTAGAAAGTCAGGAATAAAAATTGAATAAAGATACATGGTCATACTATTCATCAATAGGAACAATAGCCAAGGATACAAGTTTAAGTAAACGTACAATTATGAGGCAAATTGCTGTCTTGGAAAAGAAGAATTAATATTGAAAATACATAGAACTCGAAAAAAACAATGGTAATACAAGCAATATGCATTTTTTTAACTAGTTCTTAATATAAGTTACAGAGAAAAAATAAATCTAATTATAATAAGTATATTAAAAGAGAATACAATATATAATTTTTTACTTGAGGATATCATAACATTGAAATAATTAATGAGTAAATAAAAACAAGAGATTTTGAAATCTCCTGTTTAAAGAAGTTTAGCAGTTTATTTATTTGAATAAATTTGCTTGTTTATTTCTTTGATAAAACTGATAAGATCTAATTCGGTTTCAAGAGCCTGATTTAAAATATTATATGGATCATCTATATTTAATGTGGAATTTTGTAAAATTTGTATAAATAATTTTAAATCATCCCTTTGTGTATTGTAGTAGGTAATAGGAATATCGTATTTGTTTTTATCAAAGGTTGTAACTTCAAGAGTAATTTGAGCTGAGTCAAATCTAACACCAGTAGTAAGTCCATAACATACCTTTACTTCCTTGATTTGAGAGTAATTTAAAGTAGTAATCGGATTCTTTCCTTTCATTTTCTCAAATAAACTAAGATACTCATAATAAATCAGTTCGTTGTCTTTATTATTTATTAGACAACCATGTTTTTTAGTGCCCATCAATAAACAATCTATCATTTTATTTCCTCCTTTTTCTAATTTTTGAATAAACTGATATATCTATCCATAAAAAGTATACAAAAAAAGAATAGAAAAATACATTAATATTACATAGAAAGCATAATAGGTGAATGAAAAGCACTATATGTTCTTTTTATTAATAAAATATAATATTTCTACTGTAAGCAATGCAGAAAAAATAGGAATAAAAATTTCATTTTTATTAAAGGTTATAATATAAATAATCAAAAAACAAAAAAAAGTTAAAAGATTAAAGTTTTTCAATTTAATTGATAAAGTATTTTTTTTGGATGGATGAAGATAAATAAATATTAAAATACTAATAATAGAAAAAATTTTTAAAATGGTAAAATATATTTGATTATTTCGCAACAATAAGTTAATTAGCATTATAGATATCATCATTAAAGTACATCTGTAAATTGTTTTTGCATGAAATCCGCCTATTGTAATTCTAAGAAAACCAAATGTTATTAAAAAGAAAAAACCAAATGTGATATCAGAAAATAAATAAGATATAAATAAGATGGTTAAAATAGTAAAAGAATTAAAAATCAAAACTTGAAGACCATATTCCACTATTTCTTTATTATAAATATTTGAATTTGATTTTTTAATTAATAAATCAGAAATATTAGATAATATTTTCTTCAAATTCTTGTTTATCCTTTACTAATATTAGAATTTTATAGTATGTTTGGTCATCAACATCAGTTGTATCAATAAATCTTCTTTCTGAATTACCACATAAATAATCTATGCTAACTTTATATAATCTAGCTAATATTATAAGGTT
Coding sequences within:
- the secG gene encoding preprotein translocase subunit SecG, with translation MILNILLMIVSVALIIVCLMQSGKSDGIVNALTGQSSNLFAHQKERGADLVLSRLTVGLAVAFFVIAILIRMG
- the rnr gene encoding ribonuclease R, yielding MKEKILELLKDQTYTRRKIDELAEYFHMTSTENYVQFIKLLNSMEDEGLIIRSQYHDYYLINQLQFYKGVINLNKKGFAFVKVDEEREFYINESNMKDAYNKDVVLIEKIRSHGSKEEARVVRVLERGQMRYVGEVKRGKRDFYVAVDDSKFNKQIFVDSAHMHGAVVGHKVVVEIKTFKPQIKGNIIKIIGHRNDPGVDILSIVHAHDVDIEFPEDVYKQIDDISDEIDPSDIKNRVDLRNELIVTIDGDDAKDLDDAISLKKLANGNYQLGVHIADVSYYVTEGSPLDKEAVKRGTSIYLVDRVIPMLPHKLSNGICSLNPHTDRYTISCIMEVDKNGEVINHDIIPSVIHSSYRMTYHNVNAILDGDMPLQRQYEEVVPLFFLMQELADLFMQKKAERGAINFDVNEAKVLVDDKGKPTDVVLRTRGASDKIIEEFMLKANETVAQHFKWMDLPFIYRVHEQPKLKKLQQFATIVKPLGYTIKGSLEHIYPNELNHIIEASIGTEEHTVISTLLLRCMQKARYDRQCLGHFGLADEYYTHFTSPIRRYPDLLVHRCIRTFLFEHQLDETAHFEEVIPYLAEQSSFRERESIDIEREVDDMKMAEYMEGHIGEEFEGVISSITQFGFFVELPNTIDGLVHMTELTDDFYHYDDKNIMLVGERTGKTFKLSDKVKVKVIGASKKERTVDFEIVGMKPRLKKSKIVHLNDKKVKTNRKKKGKINKPRSFARKKKR
- the smpB gene encoding SsrA-binding protein SmpB; translated protein: MKIVAQNKKAYHDFFILDTFEAGIELQGTEIKSVRKGSVNLKDSFIRIKNDEAYIENMHIAPYEQGNRFNHEPLRTRKLLLHKKEIKKLQKEVKESGLTIVPTKLYFNTAKLKVEIALARGKKLYDKRQDLKEKDSKRDIERALKNAY
- a CDS encoding PadR family transcriptional regulator produces the protein MRDNVKGGALTEVTFFILLSLYVPKHGYAIMQFVEKETNGRLRLGAGSLYGAINSLLDKKWIESLSDDNARKKEYVITPLGKEITKQEIKRINEIVKIATRIVEES
- a CDS encoding DUF2812 domain-containing protein — protein: MKKCIRYFCGSVKAQEKWLNSMSEKGYRLKYTGKLIYKFEECESNKYIYCVDFVAHKSNKELKNYKQFLENIGYRVMNKNANLNLSAGKIRLRFYGDRYGKIATSPGNYNKELLIVEKENDNKPFELHTTIEDKISYYKIQRNAYLTILLLISFIFLANYIMSSLTVNNIGILLIIILSSIPTILIQREINILRKQSNLNE
- a CDS encoding helix-turn-helix domain-containing protein, which translates into the protein MNKDTWSYYSSIGTIAKDTSLSKRTIMRQIAVLEKKN
- a CDS encoding accessory gene regulator B family protein: MKKILSNISDLLIKKSNSNIYNKEIVEYGLQVLIFNSFTILTILFISYLFSDITFGFFFLITFGFLRITIGGFHAKTIYRCTLMMISIMLINLLLRNNQIYFTILKIFSIISILIFIYLHPSKKNTLSIKLKNFNLLTFFCFLIIYIITFNKNEIFIPIFSALLTVEILYFINKKNI
- a CDS encoding helix-turn-helix domain-containing protein, which gives rise to MGFGKRLKKIRKDRGYTQIIVEKITGIDRSTISAYERGERKPSYDNLIILARLYKVSIDYLCGNSERRFIDTTDVDDQTYYKILILVKDKQEFEENII